From the Bacteroidota bacterium genome, the window CAAACCACAATTGAAATCGTGAAGATATATGCCGGAGACAGCACGAGCTGTCGCGTTAAAAAGTTTGGTGGGAAGCGTCTTTGTAATCGGGTCATAACGCTTTTGTTTCCAGCCGCTCACCAGATCGAAACCTTCATTAGTAATCATTTGATATAGGCCCGGAATTTCATCCGGCGAATCCTGCATATCGGCATCCATAGTGATCACTACATCGCCTTGCGCAGATTGAAACCCTATTTGAAGCGCGGCACTTTTTCCGTAGTTCTTCCGAAATCGAACTCCTTTAATATGGGGGGTTTGCGAAGCCAGCTCTTCAATCACCAACCACGACTTGTCGCGGCTGCCATCGTCCACCATGATAATTTCATAAGAATAGTTGTTCTCTTTCATCACTCGCTCTATCCAGGCGGTGAGTTCGGGAAGAGACTCTTCTTCGTTCAATAATGGGATGATAACAGAAATCTGCATGGATAAGAGGTTATGAGGAGGAGGTATCTGAATCCACCTCTGTTATTTCCGGGCTTGGTGCCCGCTTAATGAAAGCGGCGATGATTAAGCTCAGTATCAGCGCAATGCCCAGTGCAATGCCGTAGCCTTTTACGGTTTGCAAAATGGAGGGCTTGAATTGATTTTCGTCAAATCTTGCCATTGCCTTTTCCATTTCTTCATCGGAGGTGCCAAACTTTTCCATGGCTTTCTGGGTTGTAGTTTTCATCAATTGCGTCACCTCCTCCGGATATTTTGGTCAATCACGTTTGGAATCAGGTACCCCATGATGGCGCTTCCGGCAAAGGAAATGGCACAAATAAGCATTAACCCGACCAGTGCATCCTGAAAGGAAAGAATTCCTCCCCGGTCTTTCCGAAAAGCGAGTCCGCCTATGATGGGAATCAGCACCATAATCGCAAAGGAGAAAATCCCCACCGCAATCTGGGTATAAAACGAACTAAACAATTGGCGGTAAAACAAGTAGGAAACAAAACTGAAAATGCTCATTATCAAGGCACCGATAATGCCATAACGAATGGGAACTTTAAAATTTTCCATTTGGAGGTTTTAGTTGGTTTCTAATTGATTCTTGTGAATAATACCGATGACTTTCCCCGTAAATTCGGTGCCAACAAAGGGAGTGTTTTTTGATAAAGACCGAATATCCTTCGCTGCAAACTTCCATTTCTTATTAGGGTCGAACAGGGTCATATCTGCTTTGGCTCCTTCTTTAATCACCGGTACCGCCATACCCAACACTTTTCGCGGATTCGCAGTAAATAATTCTATCAACTTATCTATCCCCAATGGCTTGTTGAGTTGGGTGTTGGCAATGGCGTAACAAGTCTCCAGTCCAATCATTCCAAAATCTGCCTTGTCAAATTCCAATTTCTTGGATTCTTCATCCTGTGGCTGGTGAGCAGAAGTAATCGTATCAATCGTTCCATCCAAAATGCCTTTCACCAGTCCGGCTATATTTTCTGTTGCGCGCAAAGGCGGATTGATTTTCATATTCGTATCATAATCGCCCACTGCGCTATCGTCCAGTATCAAATGATGCGCATTTACCGAGG encodes:
- a CDS encoding DUF4199 domain-containing protein, producing the protein MKTTTQKAMEKFGTSDEEMEKAMARFDENQFKPSILQTVKGYGIALGIALILSLIIAAFIKRAPSPEITEVDSDTSSS
- a CDS encoding DUF4199 family protein, yielding MENFKVPIRYGIIGALIMSIFSFVSYLFYRQLFSSFYTQIAVGIFSFAIMVLIPIIGGLAFRKDRGGILSFQDALVGLMLICAISFAGSAIMGYLIPNVIDQNIRRR